One Bos indicus isolate NIAB-ARS_2022 breed Sahiwal x Tharparkar chromosome 10, NIAB-ARS_B.indTharparkar_mat_pri_1.0, whole genome shotgun sequence DNA window includes the following coding sequences:
- the FBXL22 gene encoding F-box and leucine-rich protein 22: MSGSGLPSSSERQHQLSAKNKHHSSTIYVHQPGAGEEQLEVGQVPGLQPHSVVWPLRTMHITQLNRECLLHLFSFLDKDSRKNLARTCPQLQDVFEDPALWPLLHFRSLTELKKDNFLLSPALRSLSICWHSSRVQVCSIEDWLKSALQRNICSRHESLVNDFLLQVCDRCPNLASVTLSGCGHVTDDCLARLLRCCPRLRALHLENCARVTNRTLTAVAAHGRALQTLHVDFCRNVSAAGLRRLRAACPRLTLRAEHSAAMIPDQLPRGPHAPGAALRKLLLR; this comes from the exons ATGTCTGGGTCTGGGCTTCCCTCCTCCTCAGAGCGCCAGCACCAGTTGTCGGCCAAAAATAAACACCATTCTTCAACCATATATGTCCACCAGCCCGGAGCTGGGGAGGAGCAGCTGGAGGTAGGTCAGGTCCCTGGGCTCCAGCCACACTCAGTGGTGTGGCCACTGCGTACCATGCACATCACCCAGCTCAATCGGGAGTGCCTGCTGCACCTCTTCTCCTTCCTGGACAAGGACAGCAGGAAGAACCTTGCCAGGACCTGCCCCCAGCTCCAGGACGTGTTTGAGGACCCTGCACTCTGGCCCCTGCTGCACTTTCGTTCCCTCACAGAACTCAAGAAGGACAACTTCCTCCTGAGCCCGGCGCTCAGGAGCCTTTCCATCTGCTGGCACTCCAGCCGCGTGCAGGTGTGCAGCATCGAGGACTGGCTGAAGAGCGCCCTCCAGAGGAACATCTGCAGCCGGCACGAGAGCCTAGTCaatgatttcctcctccaggtgtgcGACAG GTGCCCCAACCTGGCATCCGTCACGCTGTCTGGCTGCGGCCACGTCACCGACGACTGCCTGGCGCGTCTGCTGCGCTGCTGCCCGCGCCTGCGCGCGCTGCACCTGGAGAACTGCGCGCGCGTCACCAACCGCACGCTGACGGCCGTGGCGGCGCACGGGCGCGCGCTGCAGACGCTGCACGTGGACTTCTGCCGCAACGTGAGCGCGGCCGGCCTGAGGCGGCTGCGCGCCGCGTGCCCGCGCCTGACGCTGCGCGCCGAGCACAGCGCGGCCATGATCCCGGACCAGCTCCCGCGCGGCCCGCACGCGCCCGGCGCCGCCCTCCGCAAGTTGCTTTTGCGCTAG